From the genome of Brevundimonas sp. NIBR11:
GTTGTCGCGCAGCTTCTCGCGGATCAGGAAGGCGGTGAAGGGCGTGGCGTAGAGCGGCGCCTTCAGGCGGCTCCACAGCCACGGCAGGGCGCCGATGTGGTCCTCGTGCGCGTGGGTCAGGACGATGCCGCGGATGGTCTCGCCCTCGAGGAAGGCGGGATCGGGCACGATGATGTCCACGCCCGGGGTCGACAGATCGCCGAAGGTCACGCCGACATCGACCAGCATCCACTGGCGGTCCTCTTCCGGCCCGTAGCCGTAGCAGTTCAGGTTCATACCGACCTCGCCCGAGCCGCCCAGCGGCAGGAAGACGAGTTCGTCGCCAGAGTTGGCGTTTGCGTTGTTCTTTTTCATGTATCCGTCAGATGGGTATTGCGGCGCCAGATTTCGAGCAGGCCGCGGATGGTCAGGTCCGGATCGAACCGGTCGATGGCTGGGGTCGCCCCCTCGAACAGGGAGGCGACGCCTCCGGTTCCGACGACGGTCATGGGTGCGCCCCACTCCGCCTTGATGCGCGAGACCATGCCCTCGATAAGGCCGACATAGCCCCAGAAGACGCCCGACTGCATGTTGGACACGGTGTCCTTGCCGATCACCTTGTCCGGCTTCTGGATAGCGATACGCGGCAGCATGGCCGCCGCCTCGTGCAGGGCCTGAAGGCTCAGGTTGATGCCCGGCGCGATGGCCCCGCCCTCGAAGGCGCCGTCGGCGGCCACGATGTCGAAGGTGGTCGCGGTGCCGCTGTCGATGATGATCAGGTCGCCCGGATAGACCAGATGCGCCCCGATGGCGTTGACCAGCCGGTCGGCGCCGGCCTCCGAGGGCTTGGTGATGCGGACGGGGATGCCCAGCTCGACATTGTCGCCGATGACCAGGGGCTCCACAGCCAGATAGCGGCGCGACAGGTTGCGCAGGTTGAAGATCGATTGCGGGACGACGCTGGAGATGATGCAGCCGGTCAGGCTGGCCAGATCGATCTTTCGCATCGACAGAAGCTGGGTCAGCCAGACGGCGTATTCGTCGGCAGTGCGACTGGCCTCAGTGGCCGTGCGCCACTGGGCGATCCAGCTCTCGCCGTCATGGACGGCGAAGAGGGTGTTGGTGTTGCCCTGTTCGATGGCGAGAAGCATCAGGCGGCCCTTCCGTGCGCGTCGGAACCGAAGAAGACGTCGCCCGCCGAGATGAGGCGCAGGGCGCCGTCGGCGGTGCGCAGACGAAGCGCCCCGTCCGGGGCCACGCCCTCGGCCGTTCCCTCGACCGTCTCATGTCCCAGCCGGGCGACGCA
Proteins encoded in this window:
- a CDS encoding type III pantothenate kinase, which translates into the protein MMLLAIEQGNTNTLFAVHDGESWIAQWRTATEASRTADEYAVWLTQLLSMRKIDLASLTGCIISSVVPQSIFNLRNLSRRYLAVEPLVIGDNVELGIPVRITKPSEAGADRLVNAIGAHLVYPGDLIIIDSGTATTFDIVAADGAFEGGAIAPGINLSLQALHEAAAMLPRIAIQKPDKVIGKDTVSNMQSGVFWGYVGLIEGMVSRIKAEWGAPMTVVGTGGVASLFEGATPAIDRFDPDLTIRGLLEIWRRNTHLTDT